In one Achromobacter spanius genomic region, the following are encoded:
- a CDS encoding ABC transporter ATP-binding protein/permease translates to MDLNWQQQLVDSAIWLASAFGITALALAVVSVVLARTTDWGRKFWRLAWPYLTPRRSWRPLLTLAVLLLLAMAAVRMTVLFSFWYNGFYSALQALDQSAFWRFLGIFSVLACVHVVRALADSYVGQAFDIHWRVWLNDRLTRDWLGAGAYYRGHFVDEPVDNPDQRIEQDISMFVTGSRTLAIGALSAIVSLVAFTGILWGLSGPLMVAGVEIPRAMVFVVFLYVIVATWFAFKIGRPLIKLNFLSERLTANFRYALVRLRENAENVAFYQGEAVERGTLWTRFSAYIANLWARVYRGLKFDGFNLSVSQVAVVFPFILQAPRFFSGAIKLGDVIQTSQAFGQVQDALSFFRTSYDSFAQYRATLDRLNGFLDANEAARALPSVDTEPLPDGLEINGVTVRRPDGHALLQGLNLRLHPGQTLLIKGPSGSGKTTLLRALAGLWPYAQGHVRRPEGTAALFLSQRPYLPLGDLRSAVAYPGQALPQDDARLVDALRLVNLGHLSHRLDEVADWSRILSIGEQQRVAFARVLFNRPAIVFLDEATSATDEGLEHMLYGLLRSALPDCMLVSVGHRSTLDPFHTHRLHLDGAGGWTTGPMAPPQDKAALREAA, encoded by the coding sequence ATGGATCTGAACTGGCAGCAGCAATTGGTGGACAGCGCCATCTGGTTGGCGAGCGCGTTTGGCATCACGGCGCTTGCGCTGGCCGTCGTGTCCGTCGTGCTGGCGCGCACGACCGATTGGGGGCGCAAGTTCTGGCGCCTGGCGTGGCCGTATCTGACGCCCCGGCGTAGTTGGCGGCCCTTGTTGACGTTGGCCGTGCTGCTGCTGTTGGCCATGGCCGCCGTGCGCATGACAGTGCTGTTCTCGTTTTGGTACAACGGCTTTTATAGTGCGCTGCAAGCGCTGGACCAGAGCGCGTTCTGGCGCTTTCTGGGCATTTTTTCAGTGTTGGCCTGTGTGCATGTGGTGCGCGCGCTGGCCGACAGCTACGTGGGCCAGGCCTTCGACATCCACTGGCGCGTGTGGCTCAACGACCGCCTGACACGCGACTGGCTGGGCGCGGGCGCGTACTACCGGGGCCATTTCGTGGATGAGCCCGTGGACAACCCCGACCAACGCATCGAACAAGACATCTCGATGTTCGTGACGGGGTCGCGCACGCTTGCCATCGGCGCGTTAAGCGCGATTGTGTCCTTGGTGGCGTTCACCGGCATCTTGTGGGGCTTGTCCGGCCCCTTGATGGTGGCGGGCGTGGAAATTCCGCGCGCCATGGTGTTCGTGGTGTTCCTGTACGTCATCGTCGCCACCTGGTTCGCCTTCAAGATCGGCCGGCCGCTGATCAAGCTGAATTTCCTGTCTGAACGGCTGACCGCCAACTTTCGCTATGCGCTGGTCCGGCTGCGCGAGAACGCTGAAAACGTGGCGTTTTATCAAGGCGAAGCGGTCGAGCGCGGCACGCTGTGGACGCGCTTTAGCGCCTACATCGCCAACCTGTGGGCGCGCGTGTATCGGGGCCTGAAGTTCGACGGCTTCAACCTGTCGGTAAGCCAGGTGGCGGTGGTGTTTCCCTTCATCCTGCAAGCGCCGCGTTTTTTCAGCGGCGCGATCAAGCTCGGCGACGTCATCCAAACCTCGCAGGCGTTCGGGCAGGTGCAAGATGCGCTGTCGTTCTTTCGCACGTCTTACGACAGCTTTGCGCAGTATCGCGCCACGCTGGACCGGCTGAATGGTTTTCTGGACGCCAACGAAGCCGCGCGTGCGCTGCCTTCGGTGGATACGGAACCCTTGCCCGATGGCTTGGAGATCAATGGCGTGACGGTCAGGCGGCCCGATGGCCACGCCTTGCTGCAAGGCTTGAATCTGCGCTTGCACCCCGGGCAGACCTTGCTGATCAAGGGGCCGTCCGGTAGTGGCAAGACCACGTTGTTGCGCGCGCTGGCGGGCTTGTGGCCCTATGCGCAAGGCCATGTGCGGCGGCCGGAGGGCACGGCGGCCTTGTTCCTGTCGCAGCGGCCATACCTGCCGCTGGGTGATCTGCGCAGCGCGGTGGCCTATCCCGGGCAAGCGCTGCCGCAAGACGACGCGCGGCTGGTGGATGCGTTGCGTCTGGTCAACCTGGGGCATCTGAGCCATCGGCTGGACGAGGTGGCGGATTGGTCGCGCATCCTGTCCATTGGTGAACAGCAGCGCGTGGCGTTCGCGCGCGTGCTGTTCAACCGCCCGGCCATCGTGTTCCTGGATGAAGCCACCTCCGCCACGGACGAAGGGCTGGAACACATGCTGTACGGCCTGCTGCGCAGCGCCTTGCCTGACTGCATGCTGGTCAGCGTGGGGCACCGCAGCACGCTGGACCCGTTCCATACGCATCGGCTGCATCTGGATGGCGCAGGCGGGTGGACGACGGGCCCGATGGCGCCGCCGCAAGACAAGGCCGCGCTGCGCGAGGCGGCGTGA
- a CDS encoding LysR family transcriptional regulator, which translates to METRHLRYFLAVVDHGSVSRASDWLGIAQPALSQALSRMEKDLGVRLFERSRLGAAPTPAALAILEDVRISVARIDAAAHRAQEIGRGSAGQLTVGLVSSALFDTLPRALREMRRQAPGVRVILREMSNAEQADALQTGEIDIGLMHTPVAVGGRMRERQLLRDRLVAAVPDEFDVADDGTVSMAQIAHAGLVMYPQAQLPAFYAGILDAMRKGGHDAHVAQEANRTLTVLSCVAGGCGVALLPSWIRTMNFGGVRFCEVRDGQALPSFDLSAIWPARSVPTLADVFANLDLGTR; encoded by the coding sequence ATGGAAACCAGGCACCTGCGGTATTTCCTGGCGGTGGTGGATCACGGCAGCGTGAGCCGCGCGTCTGACTGGCTGGGCATTGCGCAACCCGCTTTGAGCCAGGCGCTAAGCCGCATGGAAAAAGATCTGGGCGTGCGTCTCTTTGAGCGGTCGCGGCTGGGGGCCGCGCCCACGCCGGCCGCGCTGGCCATTCTGGAAGACGTGCGTATCAGCGTGGCCCGGATCGACGCGGCGGCGCATCGCGCGCAAGAGATCGGGCGCGGCAGCGCGGGGCAACTGACGGTGGGCCTGGTGTCGTCGGCCTTGTTTGACACCTTGCCGCGCGCGCTGCGCGAGATGCGGCGGCAGGCGCCCGGGGTGCGCGTGATCTTGCGTGAGATGAGCAATGCCGAGCAGGCCGATGCGCTGCAAACCGGCGAGATCGATATCGGCCTGATGCACACGCCGGTAGCGGTGGGCGGACGCATGCGCGAACGGCAACTGCTGCGCGACCGCTTGGTGGCCGCCGTGCCGGATGAGTTTGACGTAGCTGACGACGGCACGGTATCCATGGCGCAGATCGCGCACGCCGGGCTGGTGATGTACCCGCAGGCGCAATTGCCGGCGTTCTATGCGGGCATCCTGGACGCCATGCGCAAGGGCGGCCACGACGCGCACGTCGCGCAAGAGGCCAACCGCACGCTGACGGTGCTGTCTTGCGTAGCGGGTGGATGCGGGGTGGCCTTGCTGCCCAGTTGGATCCGCACGATGAATTTTGGCGGCGTGCGCTTTTGCGAAGTGCGCGACGGCCAAGCGCTACCCAGCTTCGACCTGAGCGCCATCTGGCCCGCGCGCTCGGTGCCTACCTTGGCCGATGTGTTCGCCAATCTGGACCTGGGCACGCGCTGA
- a CDS encoding amidohydrolase family protein — translation MPPLSNGVAVDTHAHVFRQGLALAGTRRHTPDYDATLADYLALLDAHGLSHGVLVQPSFLGTDNSHMLQALRAAPERLRGVAVVAPEITDAQLQALADGGVVGIRLNLIGLPTPALHDSPWRALLERVNALGWHVEVHLQAARLHEVLPALLAAGCRVVVDHFGRPDPALGVSDPGFEYLLQQGRSGQVWVKLSAPYRNWTGTDCAASGRQAAQLLLQAYTAERLMWGSDWPHTEHRDVASYPAATQWLDAWIDDPTQRRGVLADTPLQLFQFQGDKP, via the coding sequence TTGCCCCCGCTTTCGAACGGCGTTGCCGTCGACACCCATGCACACGTATTCCGGCAAGGCCTGGCGTTGGCAGGCACCCGCCGCCATACCCCGGATTACGACGCCACGCTGGCCGACTACCTGGCGCTGCTGGATGCGCACGGCTTGAGCCATGGCGTGCTGGTGCAACCCAGCTTCCTGGGCACCGACAACAGTCACATGCTGCAAGCGCTGCGCGCGGCGCCCGAGCGCTTGCGCGGGGTGGCCGTAGTGGCACCGGAAATCACGGACGCGCAGCTACAAGCGCTGGCCGACGGCGGCGTGGTGGGTATCCGCTTGAATCTGATTGGCCTGCCCACCCCCGCGCTGCATGACTCGCCCTGGCGCGCCTTGCTGGAACGCGTCAATGCGCTGGGCTGGCACGTAGAAGTCCACCTACAGGCCGCGCGCCTGCATGAAGTCTTGCCTGCATTGCTGGCGGCGGGCTGCCGCGTGGTGGTGGACCACTTCGGCCGGCCCGACCCGGCGCTGGGCGTGTCCGACCCCGGCTTTGAATACCTGCTGCAACAAGGCCGAAGCGGCCAGGTGTGGGTGAAGTTGTCCGCGCCCTACCGCAATTGGACGGGTACGGACTGCGCCGCGTCTGGTCGGCAGGCCGCGCAGCTTTTGCTTCAGGCCTACACGGCCGAACGCCTGATGTGGGGCAGTGACTGGCCGCACACCGAACATCGCGACGTGGCGTCCTACCCTGCGGCAACGCAATGGCTGGACGCCTGGATCGACGATCCCACGCAACGGCGCGGCGTGCTTGCCGATACGCCGTTGCAATTATTCCAATTCCAAGGAGACAAACCATGA
- a CDS encoding tripartite tricarboxylate transporter substrate binding protein gives MNPFFKRLAHRGSVLIAAGLLASAAGAASAAYPERPVTLVVTYPPGGTVDVVARLIGPKLAAELGQPVVIENRGGAGGMIGGAVVAKAQPDGYTLMLDASNHAQNPALHSKMQFDTLTAFAPVSLLLRVPNVLVVTPSYEVKSVADLIRLGQPDAKEPVYFASAGPGSAQHLAGELFNLLAKTNLQHVAYKGGGPAMIDVMSGQVPVMFASMGSSWQHVKNGKLRAVAVGGSERSKAAPDLPTIAESGVPGYETYEWNAVFAPAGTPPAIVEQVSQALAKVLKDPAIAAQLAGIGAEPIGSTPAELDIFRRAEIAKWQRVVKEANLKLD, from the coding sequence ATGAACCCCTTCTTCAAACGACTGGCCCACCGTGGCAGCGTGTTGATCGCGGCAGGCCTGTTGGCAAGCGCCGCGGGCGCCGCATCGGCCGCTTATCCCGAACGCCCCGTCACGCTGGTGGTGACGTATCCGCCGGGCGGCACCGTGGACGTCGTTGCCCGCCTCATCGGCCCGAAGCTGGCCGCCGAACTGGGCCAGCCCGTAGTGATTGAAAACCGGGGCGGCGCGGGCGGCATGATCGGCGGCGCGGTCGTGGCCAAGGCGCAGCCTGACGGCTATACCTTGATGCTGGACGCGTCCAACCACGCGCAGAATCCCGCGCTGCATTCCAAGATGCAGTTCGACACGCTGACCGCCTTCGCGCCGGTATCGCTGCTGCTGCGCGTGCCCAACGTGCTGGTGGTCACGCCGTCGTATGAAGTGAAGTCGGTGGCCGACCTGATCCGCCTGGGGCAGCCCGACGCCAAGGAACCGGTGTACTTCGCGTCGGCCGGCCCCGGCTCGGCGCAGCACCTGGCCGGCGAACTGTTCAACCTGCTGGCCAAGACAAATCTGCAGCACGTGGCCTACAAGGGCGGCGGCCCGGCCATGATCGACGTCATGTCGGGCCAGGTGCCCGTCATGTTCGCCAGCATGGGTTCGTCGTGGCAGCACGTGAAGAACGGCAAGCTGCGCGCGGTAGCCGTCGGCGGTTCGGAGCGCTCCAAGGCCGCCCCCGATCTGCCCACCATCGCAGAGTCCGGCGTGCCGGGCTACGAAACCTATGAATGGAATGCCGTGTTCGCGCCGGCCGGCACGCCGCCCGCCATCGTGGAGCAGGTGTCGCAAGCGTTGGCCAAGGTGCTGAAAGACCCCGCCATTGCCGCGCAGTTGGCGGGTATTGGCGCGGAGCCCATCGGCTCGACCCCGGCCGAACTCGACATCTTCCGCCGCGCCGAGATCGCCAAATGGCAGCGCGTCGTCAAGGAAGCCAATCTGAAACTGGATTAA
- a CDS encoding RNA-binding S4 domain-containing protein: MDKIRLDKWLWAARFYKTRSLAVQEIGKGRVFVNDQAAKPSREVSAGDRVTIRKEDPALQVQVVAVSGVRGPAPVARLLYEETPDSIAARERAAEMRRLAPEPALGIETGRPTKRDRRLIDQMRGK, encoded by the coding sequence ATGGACAAAATTCGACTCGACAAATGGCTGTGGGCCGCGCGCTTCTACAAGACGCGCAGCCTTGCCGTGCAAGAGATCGGCAAGGGCCGCGTCTTCGTGAACGACCAGGCCGCCAAACCGTCGCGCGAAGTCTCGGCCGGCGACCGCGTCACCATCCGCAAGGAAGACCCCGCGCTACAGGTGCAAGTCGTTGCGGTCAGCGGCGTGCGTGGCCCCGCGCCGGTTGCGCGGCTGTTGTATGAAGAAACTCCCGACAGCATTGCCGCGCGCGAACGCGCGGCGGAAATGCGGCGGCTGGCGCCGGAACCCGCGTTGGGTATTGAAACCGGCCGCCCCACCAAGCGCGACCGCCGACTGATCGACCAGATGCGAGGCAAGTAA
- a CDS encoding translation initiation factor Sui1, with the protein MKRSSSGGLVYSTESGRMCPTCRQALAQCQCKTAARALPAGDGVARVSRETKGRGGKSVTVVRGLALDPLALAALGKQLRTACGSGGTTKDGVIEVQGDHCERIINALTSSGHRAKRAGG; encoded by the coding sequence ATGAAACGCAGCTCAAGCGGCGGCCTGGTCTATTCCACCGAATCCGGCCGCATGTGCCCGACATGCCGCCAGGCACTTGCGCAATGCCAATGCAAAACCGCCGCGCGCGCCCTGCCTGCGGGCGACGGCGTAGCGCGTGTATCGCGCGAAACCAAGGGCCGCGGCGGCAAAAGCGTAACGGTCGTACGCGGACTGGCATTGGACCCGTTAGCACTTGCGGCCCTGGGCAAGCAACTGCGCACGGCATGCGGCTCGGGCGGCACCACCAAGGATGGCGTGATCGAGGTGCAGGGTGACCACTGCGAACGCATCATCAACGCCCTGACAAGCAGCGGCCATCGCGCCAAGCGCGCGGGTGGCTGA
- a CDS encoding DOPA 4,5-dioxygenase family protein: protein MNDLAISSVVSWHAHVYFDAASRDAAFALRERVLAQWDGKMEMGRFHERPVGPHPLWSYQIAFAPEHFADIATWLTLNHGALDVFMHPNTGDSLRDHRDCAVWIGRSHVLNLQALGG from the coding sequence ATGAATGATCTGGCAATAAGCAGCGTGGTCAGTTGGCACGCGCATGTGTACTTCGACGCGGCCAGCCGCGACGCCGCGTTTGCATTGCGTGAACGCGTGCTGGCGCAGTGGGACGGCAAGATGGAAATGGGGCGCTTCCATGAGCGCCCCGTCGGCCCGCATCCGCTATGGAGCTACCAGATTGCGTTCGCCCCTGAGCACTTCGCCGACATCGCTACCTGGCTCACGCTGAATCACGGGGCGCTTGACGTGTTCATGCATCCGAACACGGGCGATTCACTACGCGACCACCGCGATTGCGCCGTGTGGATCGGACGCAGCCATGTACTGAACCTGCAAGCGCTGGGCGGCTGA